A section of the Bradyrhizobium oligotrophicum S58 genome encodes:
- a CDS encoding DNA-directed RNA polymerase subunit alpha, which produces MGETVTIQKNWQELIRPNKLQVTPGSDATRFATVVAEPLERGFGQTLGNALRRILLSSLQGAAVQSVHIDGVLHEFSSIAGVREDVTDIVLNIKDIAIKMQGEGPKRMVVKKQGPGAVTAGDIQTVGDIVVLNPDLPLCTLDEGAEIRMEFTVATGKGYVAADRNRPEDAPIGLIPVDSLFSPVRKVSYKVENTREGQILDYDKLTMTIETNGAISPEDAVAYAARILQDQLNVFVNFEEPRKEVAQEIIPDLAFNPAFLKKVDELELSVRSANCLKNDNIVYIGDLVQKSEAEMLRTPNFGRKSLNEIKEVLAQMGLHLGMEVPGWPPENIDELAKRFEDHY; this is translated from the coding sequence ATGGGTGAAACAGTGACGATCCAGAAGAATTGGCAAGAATTGATTCGGCCGAACAAGCTCCAGGTCACGCCGGGCTCCGACGCGACCCGTTTCGCCACCGTGGTTGCCGAGCCGCTGGAGCGCGGCTTCGGCCAGACGCTCGGCAATGCGCTCCGCCGCATCCTGCTGTCGTCGCTGCAGGGCGCCGCTGTGCAGTCGGTGCACATCGATGGCGTGCTGCATGAGTTCTCCTCGATCGCCGGTGTCCGCGAGGACGTCACCGACATCGTGCTGAACATCAAGGACATCGCGATCAAGATGCAGGGCGAAGGCCCGAAGCGCATGGTCGTGAAGAAGCAGGGTCCGGGTGCCGTCACCGCCGGTGACATCCAGACCGTCGGCGACATCGTCGTGCTCAACCCCGACCTGCCGCTCTGCACCCTGGACGAGGGCGCAGAGATCCGCATGGAGTTCACGGTCGCGACCGGCAAGGGCTACGTCGCCGCCGATCGCAACCGCCCCGAGGATGCGCCGATCGGCCTGATCCCGGTCGACAGCCTGTTCTCGCCGGTCCGCAAGGTCTCCTACAAGGTCGAGAACACCCGCGAGGGCCAGATCCTCGACTACGACAAGCTGACCATGACGATCGAGACCAACGGCGCGATCTCGCCGGAAGACGCGGTGGCCTATGCCGCCCGCATCCTGCAGGATCAGCTCAACGTCTTCGTCAACTTCGAAGAGCCGCGCAAGGAAGTCGCCCAGGAGATCATCCCGGACCTCGCCTTCAACCCGGCCTTCCTCAAGAAGGTGGACGAGCTCGAGCTGTCGGTGCGTTCGGCGAACTGCCTGAAGAACGACAACATCGTCTATATCGGCGACCTCGTGCAGAAGTCGGAGGCGGAGATGCTGCGCACCCCGAACTTCGGCCGCAAGTCGCTGAACGAGATCAAGGAAGTGCTGGCCCAGATGGGTCTGCATCTCGGCATGGAAGTGCCGGGCTGGCCGCCGGAGAACATCGACGAGCTGGCCAAGCGCTTCGAGGATCATTACTGA
- the rpsK gene encoding 30S ribosomal protein S11 → MAKEAARVRRRERKNIASGVAHVNSSFNNTTITITDAQGNTIAWSSAGTMGFKGSRKSTPYAAQVAAEDVSKKAQEHGMRTLEVEVAGPGSGRESALRALQAAGFTVTSIRDVTTIPHNGCRPRKRRRV, encoded by the coding sequence ATGGCCAAGGAAGCCGCACGTGTCCGCCGTCGTGAGCGCAAGAACATCGCCTCCGGCGTCGCACACGTGAATTCATCGTTCAACAACACCACCATCACCATCACCGACGCGCAGGGCAATACCATTGCCTGGTCGTCGGCCGGCACGATGGGCTTCAAGGGATCGCGCAAGTCGACCCCGTATGCCGCGCAGGTCGCGGCGGAGGACGTGTCCAAGAAGGCCCAGGAACACGGCATGCGCACCCTCGAAGTCGAGGTCGCCGGCCCTGGTTCTGGCCGTGAATCGGCGCTTCGCGCGCTGCAGGCTGCGGGCTTCACCGTCACCTCGATCCGCGACGTGACGACGATCCCGCACAATGGTTGCCGTCCGCGCAAGCGTCGGCGCGTCTGA
- a CDS encoding ABC transporter ATP-binding protein yields MSSVQIRDVRKSFGGFEVLHGVTIPIEDGEFVVLVGPSGCGKSTLLRMLAGLENITAGTISIGERVVNNVQPKERDIAMVFQNYALYPHMTVADNMGFSLKLRGARPEDIKKGVARAAEILALTPLLDRYPRQLSGGQRQRVAMGRAIVRDPQVFLFDEPLSNLDAKLRVAMRTEIKELHQRLKTTTVYVTHDQIEAMTMADKIVVMHDGIVEQMGSPLDLYDKPDNQFVAGFIGSPAMNFLNGHLKSNGSVHVVTENGAKLPLLSAPAASDGRPVVYGVRPEHLELADDGIEAEVVVVEPTGSETQIVARIGTQDIIAVFRDRHEVNPGEKIHLRPRASAAHLFDKDSGRRL; encoded by the coding sequence ATGTCGTCGGTGCAAATTCGCGACGTGCGCAAATCGTTCGGCGGATTCGAGGTCCTGCACGGCGTGACGATTCCGATCGAGGACGGCGAGTTCGTCGTGCTGGTCGGGCCGTCCGGTTGCGGCAAGTCGACGCTGCTGCGCATGCTCGCAGGGCTCGAGAACATCACCGCCGGAACGATCTCGATCGGCGAGCGCGTCGTCAACAACGTGCAGCCGAAAGAGCGCGACATCGCGATGGTGTTCCAGAACTACGCGCTCTATCCGCACATGACGGTGGCCGACAACATGGGCTTCTCGCTCAAGCTGCGGGGCGCGCGCCCCGAGGACATCAAGAAGGGCGTCGCGCGCGCCGCCGAGATCCTGGCGCTGACGCCGCTGCTCGATCGCTATCCGCGCCAGCTCTCCGGTGGCCAGCGCCAGCGCGTCGCGATGGGCCGCGCCATCGTGCGTGATCCCCAGGTGTTCCTGTTCGACGAGCCGCTCTCGAACCTCGACGCCAAGCTGCGCGTCGCGATGCGCACCGAGATCAAGGAGCTGCATCAGCGGCTCAAGACGACGACCGTCTACGTCACCCACGACCAGATCGAGGCCATGACCATGGCCGACAAGATCGTGGTGATGCATGACGGCATCGTCGAGCAGATGGGCTCGCCGCTCGATCTGTATGACAAGCCCGACAATCAGTTCGTGGCCGGCTTCATCGGCTCGCCCGCGATGAATTTCCTCAACGGCCACCTCAAGTCCAACGGCTCGGTCCATGTCGTGACCGAGAACGGCGCCAAGCTGCCGCTGCTCTCGGCGCCGGCCGCGTCCGACGGCCGTCCGGTGGTCTATGGCGTGCGGCCGGAGCATCTCGAGCTTGCCGATGACGGCATCGAGGCTGAGGTGGTCGTCGTCGAGCCGACCGGATCGGAGACCCAGATCGTCGCCCGCATCGGCACCCAGGACATCATCGCGGTGTTCCGCGATCGCCACGAGGTCAATCCCGGCGAGAAGATCCATTTGCGTCCGCGCGCGTCGGCGGCGCATCTGTTCGACAAGGACAGCGGCCGGAGACTTTGA
- a CDS encoding chloride channel protein — MLKITPRRKRWLKLTSARWQRRVLFVAGGLVVGAAAVALAELADQAQLAFNWLLSKSRYASLIVTPAGFALSVYLTQRFFPNAQGSGIPQAIAARHLSDSRARSPLVSLRVAIGKIVLTLLGLLCGASVGREGPTVQVGASIMFALGRLSPRRQPGLILAGAAAGVAAAFNTPLAGIVFGIEEMSRAFETRTSSLVIATVIAAGLTSLALMGNYAYFGSTPMALGKGIDWLAVPVCGVIGGAAGGLFSRILITMARGLPGAVGRAIKRQPLPFALACGLAVAICGLASGDTVYGTGYAQVKAALETGTPLPADFGVLKFLATTFAAISGIPGGIFAPSLAVGAGIGANVASLFQQAPLAPIMLLGMVAYFAGVVQAPITAFVIVTEMTDNHAMVVPLMTASLIAYGTSKLVCEEGLYHALAKGFVAKAETTAEPKPVAAPG; from the coding sequence ATGCTGAAGATCACCCCCCGCCGCAAGCGCTGGCTCAAGCTGACCTCAGCGCGCTGGCAGCGGCGGGTGCTGTTCGTGGCCGGCGGTCTGGTGGTCGGCGCCGCCGCTGTGGCGCTGGCGGAGCTTGCCGACCAGGCGCAGCTTGCCTTCAACTGGCTGTTGTCCAAGTCGCGCTACGCCTCGCTCATTGTCACGCCGGCCGGTTTTGCGCTGTCGGTGTATCTGACCCAGCGCTTCTTCCCCAATGCGCAAGGCAGCGGCATCCCGCAGGCGATCGCGGCGCGGCACCTCTCGGACTCGCGCGCACGCAGCCCGCTGGTGTCGCTCCGTGTCGCCATCGGCAAGATCGTGCTGACCCTGCTCGGGCTGCTGTGCGGCGCCTCGGTCGGCCGCGAAGGGCCGACGGTTCAGGTCGGCGCCTCCATCATGTTCGCGCTCGGCCGGCTGTCGCCGCGCCGCCAGCCGGGCCTGATCCTGGCCGGCGCGGCGGCCGGGGTGGCGGCGGCCTTCAACACGCCGCTCGCCGGCATCGTGTTCGGCATCGAGGAGATGAGCCGCGCCTTCGAGACGCGGACCTCGAGCCTCGTCATCGCCACGGTGATCGCTGCCGGCCTGACCTCGCTGGCGCTGATGGGCAACTATGCCTATTTCGGCTCGACTCCCATGGCGCTCGGCAAGGGCATCGACTGGCTCGCCGTGCCCGTCTGCGGGGTGATCGGCGGCGCCGCCGGCGGCCTGTTCAGCCGCATCCTGATCACGATGGCGCGCGGGCTGCCCGGCGCCGTCGGCCGCGCCATCAAGCGCCAGCCGCTGCCGTTCGCACTCGCCTGCGGCTTGGCCGTCGCGATCTGCGGCCTCGCCTCGGGCGACACGGTCTACGGCACCGGCTATGCGCAGGTGAAGGCGGCGCTGGAGACCGGCACGCCGCTGCCGGCCGATTTCGGCGTGCTGAAATTCCTCGCCACCACCTTCGCTGCGATCAGCGGCATTCCCGGCGGCATCTTCGCGCCGTCGCTCGCGGTCGGCGCCGGCATCGGCGCCAACGTCGCGAGCCTGTTCCAGCAGGCTCCGCTGGCGCCGATCATGCTGCTCGGCATGGTCGCGTATTTCGCCGGCGTGGTGCAGGCGCCGATCACCGCCTTCGTCATCGTCACCGAGATGACCGACAATCACGCGATGGTGGTGCCGCTGATGACGGCGTCACTGATCGCCTATGGCACCTCGAAGCTGGTCTGCGAGGAGGGCCTCTATCACGCGCTGGCCAAGGGGTTCGTCGCAAAGGCTGAGACGACGGCTGAGCCCAAGCCGGTCGCCGCGCCAGGCTGA
- a CDS encoding DUF1330 domain-containing protein translates to MAAYVISEVEVRDIEAMERYRALAAGSIAQYGGRYLVRGGPAETVEGGPPAKTLIIVEFPSMARLREWYASPEYAQALDERWRALDRRLIFVEGAAPA, encoded by the coding sequence ATGGCGGCTTACGTCATCTCCGAGGTCGAGGTCCGCGACATCGAAGCGATGGAGCGCTACCGGGCGCTCGCGGCGGGCTCGATTGCGCAATATGGCGGCCGCTATCTGGTCCGCGGCGGACCCGCCGAGACGGTCGAAGGCGGCCCGCCCGCCAAGACCCTCATCATCGTCGAGTTTCCGTCGATGGCGCGGCTGCGCGAATGGTATGCGTCGCCGGAATATGCCCAAGCCCTGGATGAGCGCTGGAGGGCGCTGGACCGCCGGCTGATTTTCGTCGAGGGTGCTGCACCCGCGTAA
- the rpsM gene encoding 30S ribosomal protein S13, whose amino-acid sequence MARIAGVNIPTNKRVLIALQYIHGIGPKIAADIVEKVKIAEDRRVNQLSDQEVLQIREVIDRDYVVEGDLRRETGINIKRLMDLGCYRGLRHRRGLPVRGQRTHTNARTRKGPAKAIAGKKK is encoded by the coding sequence GTGGCCCGTATTGCCGGTGTCAACATCCCGACCAACAAGCGCGTCCTCATCGCGCTCCAGTATATCCATGGCATTGGCCCGAAGATCGCGGCCGATATCGTCGAGAAGGTCAAGATTGCCGAGGATCGCCGCGTCAATCAGCTGAGCGACCAGGAAGTCCTGCAGATCCGCGAAGTGATCGACCGCGACTACGTCGTCGAGGGCGACCTGCGGCGCGAGACCGGCATCAACATCAAGCGGCTGATGGACCTCGGCTGCTATCGCGGCCTGCGTCATCGCCGCGGCCTGCCGGTGCGCGGTCAGCGGACCCACACCAATGCGCGCACGCGCAAGGGGCCGGCCAAGGCGATCGCCGGCAAGAAGAAGTAA
- a CDS encoding IlvD/Edd family dehydratase, with the protein MTKSNGHAGNGADKSRKLRSQAWFNDPHNPGMTALYLERYLNYGLTRAELQSGKPIIGIAQTGNDLSPCNRHHIELAHRVREGIRAAGGIAMEFPTHPIQETGKRPTAALDRNLAYLGLVEILFGYPLDGVVLTAGCDKTTPALLMAAATVNIPAIVLSGGPMLNGWHEGQRTGSGTVVWKSRERLAAGEIGYEEFMEIVASSAPSIGHCNTMGTASTMNALAEALGMSLPGCAAIPAPYRERGQIAYETGTRIVDMVWEDLKPSDILTRKAFENCIVANSAIGGSTNAPIHINALARHVGVELDIDDWQKFGHDVPLLVNMQPAGFYLGEEFHRAGGVPAVIGELMRHKRIHEDAITVNGRSMGDNCRDAAKPDNDVIWSYDKPLVKDAGFLVLRGNLFDSAIMKTSVISKEFRDRYLVNPNDPNAFEGRAIVFEGPEDYHDRIDDASLDIDEHCVLFIRGAGPIGYPGGAEVVNMQPPAALIKRGILSLPCIGDGRQSGTSGSPSILNASPEAAADGGLAILKTGDKVRIDLNKGSANILISDEEVAKRRAELKAKGGFPHPANQTPWQELYRNTVGQQATGACMEFATRYHNIAGTVGVARHNH; encoded by the coding sequence ATGACGAAATCCAACGGACATGCCGGCAACGGCGCTGACAAGAGCCGCAAGCTGCGCTCGCAGGCGTGGTTCAACGATCCGCACAATCCGGGCATGACCGCGCTCTATCTCGAGCGCTACCTCAATTACGGCCTGACCCGCGCCGAACTGCAGTCGGGCAAGCCGATCATCGGCATTGCGCAGACGGGCAACGACCTGTCGCCCTGCAACAGGCATCACATCGAACTCGCGCATCGCGTCCGCGAGGGCATCCGCGCCGCCGGCGGCATCGCGATGGAGTTTCCGACCCATCCGATCCAGGAGACCGGCAAGCGTCCGACTGCGGCACTTGACCGCAACCTCGCTTATCTCGGCCTGGTGGAAATCCTGTTCGGCTATCCGCTCGACGGCGTGGTGCTGACCGCCGGCTGCGACAAGACGACGCCGGCTTTGCTGATGGCGGCGGCGACCGTCAACATTCCGGCGATCGTGCTGTCGGGCGGGCCGATGCTGAACGGCTGGCACGAGGGTCAGCGCACCGGCTCCGGCACCGTGGTGTGGAAGTCGCGCGAGCGGCTGGCCGCCGGCGAGATCGGCTATGAGGAGTTCATGGAGATCGTGGCGTCCTCGGCGCCGTCGATCGGTCATTGCAACACCATGGGCACGGCTTCGACCATGAATGCGCTGGCCGAGGCGCTCGGCATGTCCCTGCCCGGCTGCGCCGCCATTCCGGCGCCCTATCGCGAGCGCGGGCAGATCGCCTACGAGACCGGAACGCGCATCGTCGACATGGTGTGGGAAGACCTGAAGCCGTCGGACATCCTGACGCGCAAGGCGTTCGAGAACTGCATCGTCGCCAACTCCGCGATCGGCGGCTCGACCAATGCGCCGATCCACATCAACGCGCTGGCGCGCCATGTCGGCGTCGAGCTCGACATCGACGATTGGCAGAAATTCGGCCATGACGTGCCGCTGCTCGTCAACATGCAGCCGGCCGGCTTCTATCTTGGCGAGGAATTCCATCGCGCCGGCGGCGTGCCGGCCGTGATCGGCGAGCTGATGCGCCACAAGCGCATCCATGAGGACGCCATCACCGTCAACGGCCGCAGCATGGGCGACAATTGCCGCGACGCGGCCAAGCCCGACAACGACGTGATCTGGTCCTACGACAAGCCACTGGTGAAGGATGCCGGCTTCCTGGTGCTGCGCGGCAATCTGTTCGATTCCGCGATCATGAAGACCAGCGTCATCTCCAAGGAGTTCCGCGACCGCTATCTCGTCAATCCGAACGACCCGAACGCGTTCGAGGGCCGCGCCATCGTGTTCGAAGGGCCGGAGGACTATCACGACCGCATCGACGATGCGTCGCTCGATATCGACGAGCACTGCGTGCTGTTCATCCGCGGCGCCGGCCCGATCGGCTATCCCGGCGGCGCCGAAGTGGTGAACATGCAGCCGCCGGCCGCGCTGATCAAGCGCGGCATCCTGTCCCTGCCCTGCATCGGCGACGGCCGCCAGTCCGGCACCTCGGGCTCGCCGTCGATCCTCAACGCCTCGCCCGAGGCTGCGGCCGATGGCGGGCTCGCGATCCTCAAGACCGGCGACAAGGTGCGCATCGACCTCAACAAGGGCTCGGCCAACATCCTGATCTCGGACGAGGAGGTCGCCAAGCGCCGCGCCGAGCTGAAGGCCAAGGGCGGCTTCCCGCATCCGGCCAACCAGACGCCATGGCAGGAACTCTATCGCAACACCGTAGGCCAGCAGGCCACCGGCGCCTGCATGGAGTTCGCCACGCGCTACCACAACATCGCCGGCACGGTGGGTGTGGCGCGGCATAATCATTGA
- a CDS encoding SDR family NAD(P)-dependent oxidoreductase has translation MHIDLSGKTALVTGSTAGIGFAIAKGLAASGAEVIINGRGQARVDEAVAKLKQLVPAAKVRGVAGDVAQIEGGNAIITALPEVDILVNNAGIFEPKDFFDIPDEDWSRFFEVNVMSGVRMARAYMQGMLKRNWGRIIFISSESAVNIPTEMIHYGMTKTAQLAVSRGLAKLTRGTGVTVNAVLPGPTMSEGVETFVKDLARQNGQSEQEAASSFVKQHRPASLLQRFASVDEIANMVVYAVSKEASATNGAALRAEGGILDTIA, from the coding sequence ATGCACATCGACCTCTCGGGAAAGACCGCCCTCGTCACCGGTTCCACGGCCGGTATCGGCTTTGCCATCGCCAAGGGGCTCGCCGCGTCCGGCGCGGAGGTCATCATCAACGGTCGCGGCCAAGCTCGTGTCGACGAGGCGGTCGCGAAGCTCAAGCAGCTGGTCCCCGCCGCCAAAGTGCGGGGCGTCGCCGGCGATGTCGCTCAGATCGAGGGCGGCAACGCCATCATCACGGCGCTCCCCGAGGTCGACATCCTCGTCAACAATGCCGGGATCTTCGAGCCCAAGGACTTCTTCGACATTCCCGACGAGGACTGGAGCCGCTTCTTCGAGGTCAACGTGATGTCCGGCGTGCGCATGGCCCGCGCCTACATGCAGGGGATGCTGAAGCGCAACTGGGGCCGCATCATCTTCATCTCCTCGGAGTCGGCGGTGAACATCCCGACCGAGATGATCCACTACGGCATGACCAAGACCGCCCAGCTCGCGGTCTCGCGCGGGCTCGCCAAGCTGACGCGCGGCACCGGCGTCACGGTCAATGCGGTGCTGCCCGGACCGACGATGTCGGAAGGCGTCGAGACCTTCGTCAAGGATCTCGCCCGCCAGAACGGCCAGTCGGAGCAGGAGGCGGCCTCGTCCTTCGTCAAGCAGCACCGGCCGGCTTCGCTGCTGCAGCGCTTCGCCAGCGTGGACGAGATCGCCAACATGGTCGTCTACGCCGTCTCCAAGGAAGCCTCCGCGACCAACGGCGCCGCGCTGCGCGCCGAGGGCGGCATCCTCGACACCATCGCGTAG
- the gntR gene encoding HTH-type transcriptional regulator GntR: protein MGRKRIEPGKVRLTEVAALAGVSPITVSRFFRNPDTVSAGRRARIESAAKELGYVPNLAARALASQRTEVIGVLIPSLTNNVFSDVLRGIYDAFDGSRYSIQLANTRYSVLQEERLLRLFLMQKPAGLIVTGLDQTAESRSIIEAADCPVVQIMELGTEPIDMMIGFSHVDACYAAISHLLAQGCRRIGFIGARMDPRVQRRLQGYQNAMKDAGFFDPRLIVTAPVPTSTIMGGSLFSDLLMKAPDLDAVFCANDDLALGVLFECQRRHIAVPQQLAIVGFNDMEFMAAAVPPLTSVRTNRYEMGRRAATMIMDAIEGRPVAQRVVDLGFEVIERQSSTLHRTAGSLEPATGRASGTKW from the coding sequence ATGGGACGGAAGCGCATCGAGCCGGGCAAAGTCCGGCTGACCGAAGTTGCGGCACTGGCGGGCGTCAGCCCGATCACGGTGTCACGCTTCTTCCGCAATCCCGACACGGTCTCGGCCGGCCGCCGCGCCAGGATCGAGAGCGCCGCCAAGGAGCTCGGCTATGTGCCGAACCTCGCCGCGCGTGCGCTCGCATCGCAGCGCACCGAAGTGATCGGCGTGCTGATACCGTCCCTCACCAACAATGTGTTCTCCGACGTGCTGCGCGGCATCTATGATGCGTTCGACGGCAGCCGCTACAGCATCCAGCTGGCGAACACGCGCTACAGCGTGCTGCAGGAGGAGCGCCTGCTGCGGCTGTTCCTGATGCAGAAGCCGGCAGGGCTGATCGTCACCGGCCTCGACCAGACTGCGGAGAGCCGGTCGATCATCGAGGCCGCCGATTGCCCCGTCGTCCAGATCATGGAGCTCGGCACGGAGCCGATCGACATGATGATCGGCTTTTCGCATGTCGATGCTTGTTATGCAGCCATTTCGCACCTCCTCGCACAGGGCTGCCGCCGCATCGGCTTCATCGGCGCACGCATGGACCCAAGGGTGCAGCGCAGGCTTCAGGGCTACCAGAACGCGATGAAGGATGCCGGTTTCTTCGACCCGCGTCTCATCGTCACAGCCCCTGTTCCGACGTCGACGATCATGGGCGGCAGCCTGTTCTCCGATCTCCTGATGAAGGCGCCGGATCTCGATGCCGTGTTCTGCGCCAACGACGACCTCGCGCTCGGCGTCCTGTTCGAGTGCCAGCGCCGCCACATCGCAGTCCCCCAGCAGCTTGCGATCGTCGGCTTCAACGACATGGAATTCATGGCGGCGGCGGTGCCGCCGCTCACCAGCGTGCGCACCAATCGCTATGAGATGGGCCGGCGCGCGGCGACGATGATCATGGACGCGATCGAGGGCCGTCCCGTTGCGCAGCGCGTGGTCGATCTCGGCTTCGAGGTGATCGAACGGCAGAGCTCGACCTTGCACCGCACCGCAGGGAGCCTCGAGCCGGCGACGGGCCGTGCCTCCGGAACAAAATGGTAG
- a CDS encoding SDR family oxidoreductase, translating to MSDRLKGKRAFVTAAAAGIGRACAVAFARQGATVFATDIDEKGLATLKSEGIAEVATLDVRNTAAVNAMAERVGKVEILLNAAGFVHNGSILDCSDDDWDFSFDLNVKSMHRTIRAFLPKMLGEGGGAIVNIASAAGVFKAAPNRYVYGATKAAVAALTRSVAADFVGKHIRCNCICPGTIETPSLLGRAAAAGPNGLEMFISRQPMGRLGTAEEIAHLAVYLASDESAFTTGVAHTIDGGWTL from the coding sequence ATGTCCGACCGCCTCAAGGGCAAACGCGCCTTCGTCACTGCTGCCGCTGCCGGCATTGGCCGCGCCTGTGCCGTCGCCTTCGCGCGGCAAGGCGCCACCGTGTTCGCGACCGATATCGACGAGAAGGGCCTGGCGACACTGAAGAGCGAGGGCATCGCCGAGGTCGCGACGCTCGACGTACGCAACACCGCCGCCGTGAACGCGATGGCCGAGCGGGTCGGCAAGGTCGAGATCCTGCTCAACGCCGCCGGCTTCGTGCACAATGGCAGCATCCTCGACTGCTCCGACGACGACTGGGATTTCTCGTTCGATCTCAACGTCAAGTCGATGCATCGCACGATCCGTGCGTTCCTGCCAAAGATGCTCGGCGAGGGCGGCGGCGCCATCGTCAACATCGCCTCCGCCGCGGGCGTGTTCAAGGCTGCGCCGAACCGCTACGTCTATGGCGCGACCAAGGCCGCGGTGGCGGCGCTGACGCGCTCGGTGGCGGCCGACTTTGTCGGCAAGCATATCCGCTGCAACTGCATCTGCCCCGGCACGATCGAGACGCCCTCGCTGCTCGGCCGCGCCGCGGCCGCCGGTCCGAACGGGCTCGAGATGTTCATCTCGCGCCAGCCGATGGGCCGGCTCGGCACCGCCGAGGAGATCGCGCATCTCGCGGTCTATCTCGCCAGCGACGAGAGCGCGTTCACGACCGGCGTCGCGCACACCATCGACGGCGGCTGGACGCTGTAG
- a CDS encoding SDR family NAD(P)-dependent oxidoreductase: MNHIDLTNRCAVVTGGAQGFGRAITERFKASGAKVAIWDHDIALAEKTAQEIGPEVLALQVDVTDTTAVEGARDATLAAFGTLDILVNNAGIAGINKTVWETDLEEWRKVLRINLDGPFICAKAIVPIMLKQGYGRIVNIASIAGKEGNPNAAHYSASKAGLIALTKSLGKELAQHNITVNAVTPAAAKTAIFDQMTETHINFMLSKIPKGRFVLVEELAALVSWLASEECSFSTGAVFDISGGRATY; encoded by the coding sequence ATGAACCACATCGACCTCACCAACCGCTGCGCCGTGGTCACCGGTGGCGCTCAAGGCTTCGGCCGGGCCATCACCGAGCGCTTCAAGGCCTCCGGCGCGAAAGTCGCGATCTGGGATCACGACATCGCACTGGCGGAGAAGACCGCGCAGGAGATTGGCCCCGAGGTGCTGGCGCTGCAGGTCGATGTCACCGACACGACCGCCGTCGAAGGCGCGCGCGATGCGACGCTGGCCGCGTTCGGCACCCTCGACATCCTGGTCAACAATGCCGGCATCGCCGGCATCAACAAGACGGTGTGGGAGACCGATCTCGAGGAGTGGCGCAAGGTGCTGCGCATCAATCTCGACGGTCCCTTCATCTGCGCCAAGGCGATCGTCCCCATCATGCTGAAGCAGGGCTATGGCCGCATCGTCAACATCGCCTCGATCGCCGGCAAGGAAGGCAATCCGAACGCCGCGCATTACTCGGCATCGAAGGCCGGCTTGATCGCGCTGACCAAGTCGCTCGGCAAGGAGCTGGCGCAGCACAACATCACCGTCAACGCCGTGACGCCGGCCGCGGCCAAGACCGCGATCTTCGACCAGATGACCGAGACCCACATCAACTTCATGCTGTCGAAGATCCCGAAGGGCCGCTTTGTGCTGGTCGAGGAACTCGCCGCGCTGGTGTCGTGGCTCGCCTCTGAAGAGTGCTCGTTCTCCACCGGCGCGGTGTTCGACATTTCCGGCGGCCGCGCGACGTATTAG
- the rplQ gene encoding 50S ribosomal protein L17, translating into MRHGKVHRKLNRTAEHRKAMFANMCAALIKHEQIVTTLPKAKELRPIVEKLVTLGKKGGLALRRQAISEMRDIDQVKKLFDVLAPRYKDRNGGYTRIIKAGFRYGDNAAMAVIEFVDRDVDAKGLDSGPVQETSEAA; encoded by the coding sequence ATGCGTCACGGCAAGGTTCATCGGAAGCTCAACCGCACCGCCGAGCATCGCAAGGCGATGTTCGCCAACATGTGCGCCGCGCTGATCAAGCACGAGCAGATCGTCACCACGCTGCCGAAGGCGAAGGAGCTCCGGCCGATCGTCGAGAAGCTCGTCACCCTCGGCAAGAAGGGCGGACTGGCGCTGCGCCGGCAGGCCATCTCCGAGATGCGCGACATCGACCAGGTCAAGAAGCTGTTCGACGTCCTGGCGCCCCGCTACAAGGATCGCAACGGCGGCTACACCCGCATCATCAAGGCCGGCTTCCGCTACGGCGACAACGCCGCGATGGCCGTGATCGAGTTCGTCGATCGCGACGTCGATGCCAAGGGCCTGGATTCCGGCCCGGTGCAGGAAACCTCGGAAGCCGCGTAA